One part of the Tachysurus fulvidraco isolate hzauxx_2018 chromosome 23, HZAU_PFXX_2.0, whole genome shotgun sequence genome encodes these proteins:
- the dtx3 gene encoding probable E3 ubiquitin-protein ligase DTX3 isoform X1: MLPSELNRFKGAVDYRPYSTELFRQHRRVVSKPAVKGEFMGSQVSSDEMSVRTGQGSDEVLVSQAVWDYLAAAGRPWLLDFEDKQGLSAGIVRRGERGGCCAVRLSPVEGRPRVMESPVSPATRKAFIDLCRCARKEMTKQEAAPKRKRSLLPCLGAVEKDTEGTLLSPPPPQPRRSQRQQQRCRKSTEMDSCSILPMLHEASAKTDCDSGAGRSSEDDSATCSICMGEMLEKTTLEKCGHSFCRSCLEQAFQVKKACPVCRLVYGQLIGNQPANGSMMVERDPDLELPGHEGYGCLYIIYSFPPGFQSFVYIVLFFQQEHPNPGVRYPGTDRVAYLPDSPEGNRVLRLLRRAFEQRLIFTIGTSMTTGMHNVITWNDIHHKTSIWGGPRCFGYPDPTYLVRVTEELREKGITAD, from the exons GGTTGTATCCAAACCTGCCGTTAAGGGAGAATTTATGGGATCACAAG TTTCATCTGATGAGATGAGTGTGCGCACAGGCCAGGGCAGCGATGAAGTACTGGTGTCTCAGGCTGTGTGGGATTACTTGGCAGCAGCTGGGAGGCCATGGCTGCTTGACTTTGAGGATAAACAAGGACTGAGCGCTGGAATCGTGCGGCGTGGAGAGCGCGGAGGCTGCTGTGCTGTAAGACTCTCACCAGTGGAGGGCAGGCCCAGGGTGATGGAAAGCCCAGTGTCACCTGCCACACGCAAAGCCTTTATAGACCTGTGCCGCTGTGCCCGCAAGGAGATGACCAAACAGGAAGCTGCGCCAAAGAGAAAGCGCTCTCTGTTACCCTGTCTTGGAGCGGTGGAAAAAGACACTGAGGGCACTCtgctttctcctcctcctccacagcCGCGTCGATCGCAGAGGCAGCAGCAAAGGTGCAGAAAAAGCACTGAGATGGACTCCTGTTCCATTCTGCCTATGTTGCACGAAGCCTCAGCAAAGACAGATTGTGATTCAGGAGCAGGCAGGTCAAGCGAAGACGACAGTGCCACGTGCTCTATCTGCATGGGAGAGATGCTGGAGAAGACCACTTTGGAGAAGTGCGGCCACTCGTTCTGCCGCTCTTGCCTGGAACAGGCATTCCAGGTGAAGAAGGCTTGTCCTGTGTGCAGACTCGTTTATGGCCAGCTTATTGGGAATCAGCCAGCAAACGGTAGCATGATGGTGGAAAGAGACCCAGACCTGGAGTTGCCTGGGCATGAGGGCTATGGCTGCTTATACATTATCTATAGCTTCCCTCCAGGGTTCCAATCA tttgtgtatattgttttatttttccagcaAGAGCACCCGAACCCTGGGGTGCGATATCCAGGCACAGACCGTGTGGCTTACCTACCGGACAGCCCAGAGGGAAACCGTGTATTGCGACTGTTGCGACGGGCTTTTGAACAGCGGCTCATATTCACTATAGGAACCTCGATGACCACAGGCATGCATAATGTCATCACGTGGAACGATATCCACCACAAAACCTCTATATGGGGTGGACCACGATG cTTTGGTTACCCAGATCCTACATACCTCGTGCGTGTGACCGAGGAGTTACGGGAAAAAGGAATAACGGCTGACTGA
- the dtx3 gene encoding probable E3 ubiquitin-protein ligase DTX3 isoform X3, whose translation MSVRTGQGSDEVLVSQAVWDYLAAAGRPWLLDFEDKQGLSAGIVRRGERGGCCAVRLSPVEGRPRVMESPVSPATRKAFIDLCRCARKEMTKQEAAPKRKRSLLPCLGAVEKDTEGTLLSPPPPQPRRSQRQQQRCRKSTEMDSCSILPMLHEASAKTDCDSGAGRSSEDDSATCSICMGEMLEKTTLEKCGHSFCRSCLEQAFQVKKACPVCRLVYGQLIGNQPANGSMMVERDPDLELPGHEGYGCLYIIYSFPPGFQSFVYIVLFFQQEHPNPGVRYPGTDRVAYLPDSPEGNRVLRLLRRAFEQRLIFTIGTSMTTGMHNVITWNDIHHKTSIWGGPRCFGYPDPTYLVRVTEELREKGITAD comes from the exons ATGAGTGTGCGCACAGGCCAGGGCAGCGATGAAGTACTGGTGTCTCAGGCTGTGTGGGATTACTTGGCAGCAGCTGGGAGGCCATGGCTGCTTGACTTTGAGGATAAACAAGGACTGAGCGCTGGAATCGTGCGGCGTGGAGAGCGCGGAGGCTGCTGTGCTGTAAGACTCTCACCAGTGGAGGGCAGGCCCAGGGTGATGGAAAGCCCAGTGTCACCTGCCACACGCAAAGCCTTTATAGACCTGTGCCGCTGTGCCCGCAAGGAGATGACCAAACAGGAAGCTGCGCCAAAGAGAAAGCGCTCTCTGTTACCCTGTCTTGGAGCGGTGGAAAAAGACACTGAGGGCACTCtgctttctcctcctcctccacagcCGCGTCGATCGCAGAGGCAGCAGCAAAGGTGCAGAAAAAGCACTGAGATGGACTCCTGTTCCATTCTGCCTATGTTGCACGAAGCCTCAGCAAAGACAGATTGTGATTCAGGAGCAGGCAGGTCAAGCGAAGACGACAGTGCCACGTGCTCTATCTGCATGGGAGAGATGCTGGAGAAGACCACTTTGGAGAAGTGCGGCCACTCGTTCTGCCGCTCTTGCCTGGAACAGGCATTCCAGGTGAAGAAGGCTTGTCCTGTGTGCAGACTCGTTTATGGCCAGCTTATTGGGAATCAGCCAGCAAACGGTAGCATGATGGTGGAAAGAGACCCAGACCTGGAGTTGCCTGGGCATGAGGGCTATGGCTGCTTATACATTATCTATAGCTTCCCTCCAGGGTTCCAATCA tttgtgtatattgttttatttttccagcaAGAGCACCCGAACCCTGGGGTGCGATATCCAGGCACAGACCGTGTGGCTTACCTACCGGACAGCCCAGAGGGAAACCGTGTATTGCGACTGTTGCGACGGGCTTTTGAACAGCGGCTCATATTCACTATAGGAACCTCGATGACCACAGGCATGCATAATGTCATCACGTGGAACGATATCCACCACAAAACCTCTATATGGGGTGGACCACGATG cTTTGGTTACCCAGATCCTACATACCTCGTGCGTGTGACCGAGGAGTTACGGGAAAAAGGAATAACGGCTGACTGA
- the dtx3 gene encoding probable E3 ubiquitin-protein ligase DTX3 isoform X2 — protein sequence MLPSELNRFKGAVDYRPYSTELFRQHRRVVSKPAVKGEFMGSQVSSDEMSVRTGQGSDEVLVSQAVWDYLAAAGRPWLLDFEDKQGLSAGIVRRGERGGCCAVRLSPVEGRPRVMESPVSPATRKAFIDLCRCARKEMTKQEAAPKRKRSLLPCLGAVEKDTEGTLLSPPPPQPRRSQRQQQRCRKSTEMDSCSILPMLHEASAKTDCDSGAGRSSEDDSATCSICMGEMLEKTTLEKCGHSFCRSCLEQAFQVKKACPVCRLVYGQLIGNQPANGSMMVERDPDLELPGHEGYGCLYIIYSFPPGFQSQEHPNPGVRYPGTDRVAYLPDSPEGNRVLRLLRRAFEQRLIFTIGTSMTTGMHNVITWNDIHHKTSIWGGPRCFGYPDPTYLVRVTEELREKGITAD from the exons GGTTGTATCCAAACCTGCCGTTAAGGGAGAATTTATGGGATCACAAG TTTCATCTGATGAGATGAGTGTGCGCACAGGCCAGGGCAGCGATGAAGTACTGGTGTCTCAGGCTGTGTGGGATTACTTGGCAGCAGCTGGGAGGCCATGGCTGCTTGACTTTGAGGATAAACAAGGACTGAGCGCTGGAATCGTGCGGCGTGGAGAGCGCGGAGGCTGCTGTGCTGTAAGACTCTCACCAGTGGAGGGCAGGCCCAGGGTGATGGAAAGCCCAGTGTCACCTGCCACACGCAAAGCCTTTATAGACCTGTGCCGCTGTGCCCGCAAGGAGATGACCAAACAGGAAGCTGCGCCAAAGAGAAAGCGCTCTCTGTTACCCTGTCTTGGAGCGGTGGAAAAAGACACTGAGGGCACTCtgctttctcctcctcctccacagcCGCGTCGATCGCAGAGGCAGCAGCAAAGGTGCAGAAAAAGCACTGAGATGGACTCCTGTTCCATTCTGCCTATGTTGCACGAAGCCTCAGCAAAGACAGATTGTGATTCAGGAGCAGGCAGGTCAAGCGAAGACGACAGTGCCACGTGCTCTATCTGCATGGGAGAGATGCTGGAGAAGACCACTTTGGAGAAGTGCGGCCACTCGTTCTGCCGCTCTTGCCTGGAACAGGCATTCCAGGTGAAGAAGGCTTGTCCTGTGTGCAGACTCGTTTATGGCCAGCTTATTGGGAATCAGCCAGCAAACGGTAGCATGATGGTGGAAAGAGACCCAGACCTGGAGTTGCCTGGGCATGAGGGCTATGGCTGCTTATACATTATCTATAGCTTCCCTCCAGGGTTCCAATCA caAGAGCACCCGAACCCTGGGGTGCGATATCCAGGCACAGACCGTGTGGCTTACCTACCGGACAGCCCAGAGGGAAACCGTGTATTGCGACTGTTGCGACGGGCTTTTGAACAGCGGCTCATATTCACTATAGGAACCTCGATGACCACAGGCATGCATAATGTCATCACGTGGAACGATATCCACCACAAAACCTCTATATGGGGTGGACCACGATG cTTTGGTTACCCAGATCCTACATACCTCGTGCGTGTGACCGAGGAGTTACGGGAAAAAGGAATAACGGCTGACTGA